The nucleotide sequence cacaaagatacgagcagcagaacaatggagaggcgaaggaaaaagtaaaggaacaaagggaacatcagcccgaatcaagagagcagaagaattagaagccccagcaatggctggggggggggggagagaaaggaatagccacgaaaacgaccaggacgagcaccaagcatcggctcctggagacagacacaaaggggcgaaaaccgcgaaaccagaagttggagttcgaggaaattggcgtaataacctcgaacgttccattgaagaatggacaacgacgagaagagaaaggacaaaaacagagaacaaggaagaaacaaaggcgaaagaccaacagagcacgttaaagaatatcagggtcgggatcagggtcagcaaagtcagggttagggggcatgggtaaactgagcaaagacggagggaaggaaacgggagaacagatcagaggtgggcgggcagggtccggaggaggaggaggaggaggaggaggaggaggaggaggaggaggaggaggaggaggaggaggaggaggaggaggaggaggaggaggaggaggaggaggaggaggagacaacggagaggagcagtcaaggacagcagcaggaagagggggagtagaaagagaggagcgcaccccagcaagagcagcaaccgaaagggaagcaggggccaaagaaacctccatagcaggaacagggggcgcaagcactgaaacgggagtggaaggagcaacagagccagaaggaggagctgaggaagaaagcgaagccttcttacccgccggggaagaggaaggagaggagccaggcttacgcttctgacttaaagagactggtgtcccagcaactacgtaccgggcaacggattccagtgtctcaacaggagaagccgaacgagagcacacacgacggccgttaggagagcgatggacatccgcccgcaccgacaggcggcggggagagccgatagatggaggaagaggatgggaaggaggatcggagggggacgaggaaggagacacagaagacacgacagaccgggtagaaggaaggggaaccccagacagaggaccaggaggaggatccttcgggagagaacccaaagggacagaggagggggcagtgggcgcatcagggtccaaggcccggaaacggttgtgagtctgaggaaggcgggaaggacgaggagaggaagagcgcaacacgcgagcataagagatattagcataaggcgggagccggcgaacctggcgcctcgcctcaggaaaagataaacgctcccggtgcttcaagttgaggacggctgcctcaagcttgtaatggacacacgcacgggagaaggtaggatgggcctcaccgcagttgaggcaacgagcctggggagaagcgcactccgacttagagtgaccttcgccaccacacaaaggacagagagagacagtcccggagcagcggagggcaccatgcccaaacctccagcacttgttgcagagccgaggagaaggaatgtactcctggacagagcacctggcaccagcaagaatgacagagggtggaagggtcctaccatcaaaggtaatcttcacaacccggaggggttgacggcgactaccacgagggggacgagtaaacgtgtccacctggagaatagaatggccctgggcagcgaggatatgtcgaatatcgtcgtggcagtcgcgtaggtcccgaacaccggtcgcaacatggggcgggagcaaaatagtgccaacactggcattcaactggacgttcttcgagacccgaacgggggtctcgccaaggcaggataaggcagccaagcgggaagcagcatcctgagaaggagcagcaacgacacgcgtaccgagacgagtggtgttaaaagtaatggaggcatccacggaatcaatgagatgtcgatgaagggagaaatcgtcaggaggcgcagaatcaagagggaggagatcaaaatatttggcccacgaagcgggaccaaacaaggcttgataggtagcagaactggaaggaatcgagcgagggcggccgtgacgagaacggcggtgagaacccccagagagagagaggggttaaaaggcgcagtagtaacaactagagaaggagccgcgccaggggacgaggtagtcaccactgggggcttggggctcgacccaaccacagaggagggaggggagccaggggaaggagtcagagaggccaaaggaggagcaaggtcggggcccaatgcagcggaggctacagagcccggtcttccaatacggaccgactcgggggcttggtcgcccaccccacgagcctgaaaaggtaagccagaagcagccgaaacaggggttatcatcttgacgaaattacgaattcactcacgaatgtgcccccacacccaccatggagccacaattagaggcaggacacccaacaagacgctatcgccgatcttgtcggggcctcctaggggtgcgtcgtgagtatacgccccacaaacgccaccttaagaaaccgacagtccgtcgagatcgggttcagtgatgaaagggggattgacaataaaaggttcccctcgctctctacgtcgggtactacagttctacgggtgcaagagtatgcctcctcaagcacccgggcgtcaaagtagaagaagtccaagggaagaaccagaacgagcaaaaggtcggcaggaaacggcaagcagataggagaagaggggggagaaaaacgaaacagaaggaaaaggaaaagatgcccagcagaattggagaggacggcagcaggagcacaaggctagaaaaggacagaggactgtcccaaggagcatcacactccggcagccgcccactaagcccccagacggcgacaacgagctgagcggggagggggacccaacaagaagctatcgccgatcttgccggggcctcctagggttgcgtcgtgagtatacgccccaaaacgccaccttaagaaccgacagtccgtcgagatcgggttcagtgatgaaagggggattgacaataaaaggttcccctcgctctctacgtcgggtactacagttctacgggtgcaagagtatgcctcctccagcacccgggcgtcaaaatagaagaagtccaagggaagaaccagaacaaaaggtcggcaggaaacggcaagcagataggagaagagggggggggagaaaacgaaacagaaggaaaaggtgtccagcagaattggagaggacggcagcaggagcacaaggctagaaaaggacaggactgtcccaaggagcatcacactcccgcagccgcccactaagccccccctcacggcaacaacgagctgagtagGGGGTGTTGCTTGAAGTATGCTTTCAAAATTGCCAGAAATCATTATTTGTGTGTTTTTTGGttagatatatgtatatacataacttgtatatataatatatgtagatATACATAGTTACACTATAAATGCCGTATAAGTTTTGAAGTAACACCATTTTCATCACTACGTGGCATTACAAAATTAGCACTTTACTGGTGTAAAGGGTTTCGAGGCTTCATGTACTAGCCGGACGAATCCAAATACAATTTTCATAATGTCATCGTTTTCGTCGCTTTTTACGCGATTAATTTTTTTGTTAGCCTCTTTCCTCTTGGGTCCAGTGACGCAGCTCCCTCTCTATTTAAAACGTCTTTTGTTGTATCACCTACTGCACTAACTGCAACAGGTTTTGCAGGCTCAGGATTGCCATCTATATTTTAGTACTTTTAATTGATATTACAATAGGTAAATATGCAATCGGTTAGATATTGTAAGAAATGAAAGAGACACTTCCATTATTTAAACATGTGCAGGTGAAGCTCTCCCCCACCCAGTTGTACACCCTTGAGTTAATCTCTACCACTGTAAGGGGGGATTGTCTACCCAGGTTGAAGAGCACTATTCTACATCATTGTGTTCTAGGAGTACTTAACATAGTACGTCCCGATAATGGTACAGATGAGACCAGAATTTTGTAGTTTCCAAATGCTCCGATATGGTGTTTGGTCATTACATCTTCAGCCACGAGAAAGCATCTTTTGAAGTAGTCACAGCCCTTATAAcattatgtataaaatatataatatattatatacatatataactaaaATGTACGTTTGTCCACCGTTTAAAGTGATCGCACAAGTATAGACCAAATAACCCTAAGTGTTCTGTAGTAACTTTAATTCCTCAGTATAACTAATGTAATTTAAGTTTAAGTTGGTTTTGGTGCATAACCTTTTTTAAAGTAAAAAAAATCGTGATGGTTTATAACATACTTTTATTTCAGCATATACAATAAATTAAGCATAGTATCTGGCGGTGGTGGAAGTAACCGTAGTAGTTACAATTTGGGTGATGGTAGTTACTATATCCTGCACTAGTTCTTGGGTAGATATCACAGGGATCGTCTGGATCTgcaaatgcatatattattgacgTTTGTGTAATAAAGGTATCGCACACTTTCACAAGTTAAAGACTACATAGTTACCTCGTGAGTGACAGCCACGTGAGTGATGGTCTGCCAGTATTTAACAGTATCTGTTGTGGTGAAGAACTGACTGTAGACCGAGACCATTGTGCTCACTGGGTAGACCCCCACCGTAGCCGTCACCAACACTACCGGTGTGGAGGTGACCCTTATCACAGAGGTCACCGTCTGTGGCTGCTGGGGAACAAACTCCCATTGGGTGGTTGTCTGGGTGACTGTCAGGGTGATCGCCGTCTGCTCAGtaacccagacgtcagaggttgtAGTCTcccgcagagtgtgggtcagggtaGTCTGGAATATTATACACCATTAACAAGTGTTAAAGTATTAATAACATGTTGGTTAAGAAAGGTAATGCCAGTGTTACCAACCTCAGTGGTGACGGTGGAGGTTGTGGGGGTGACGACTGGCAGGGGCGCATGGGTGCCGTAAGGTTGGTACGCCTGACCCTGGATCTATTGGGAAGCAATATTTTAGTCCCTTGTGAAATATTTTGCTTATTATGTCCAAGAGTACAGAGCAAAATGTTAATTACCTGGGCGATATAACCAAGGAAGAGTAGAGCAAGTGCCATCATCTGTACCGAAGAAGATAGTTTGCAATTAGATGCCAGACGCAATATTAGCCACTATGATCAAAGCTATCAGATTTTCTCAAAACTGAGCACACTAGAGGCAAGTCATGTTTAGACAACGAATGCAAGAAAAAGCTTTGAAACCATTAGTATGAAATTTTATGTAAATTAGGATTTTTGAAAACAGTCAATATATTATAGGTTGTTGAGAAGGTCGTCAGTAGTTTGAAGGGGATGGGGGGGTATGAGCCCATGCAGAGGAGTGTTAAAGGGAAGGATTTGCATGTGCCTAGAAATCAGATCATGTTCAGTTCAAAAGGTACAATATCGTGGCTTTAGTGTTAACCAAACCACTAGAAATTGAGGAGACTACGTAGTttgtcagtcctggaccattatcaggtcttGACGAGACGAGGGAGGCATGGTCATTGATAAAAGGCAAGAGGGGAGGACACCTAAATTCTAGAGGAAAACTAGAACAAGGAAAAAAGGTACGGAAGGCAGGGTGTAAAATTGGGTGCAATAGAAGAATGGGTATGAAAAAAATAGTTGCCGATGCGTAAAGCACGGAGGAAGATGGGAATAACAGAAGGAGGATTGTAGGAAAAGACAACTTCCATGCGGTCTTTGTAAACCATGTATAGAGGCAGGAATATGGACAGTTATGAACACTAGGAAAAAGGAGGGAATTTGATTCCTACTCAATTTTGAAATGGAAGGAGTCACATTGTTAATATAAAAGGAGAGGCCGTTAAAAGGTTAAGGTAAGGAGGCCATAAAGGAACgatatcaacatagcgaagccagagggacgagtatcaataaagggaagaatagtttcgaaatattccatGTTCAGAGTGGCAAGAACAGGGTTAAAGGGGAAACCCACAGCGACATTGAAGTTCGAGATTAGCATTTATAGTTTAAAGAGAAGGCGTTAGTGAACAAGGCATCTGATTAAGAAAACTTTAGTAGAAAGCGGGTGAGGAAGACGTTCCTCAGTCGCCTTCCAAGGAAAGATTACATCAAAGTCAACTAGCTACATCAGGACTTTGTATTTTATAGAAGGGTTGCAGGTGCAGTCTTTCTCTGAAGTTCTGagtgagtgacgaaggtgggcaagaGAAAGTGCCAAGATGAGG is from Procambarus clarkii isolate CNS0578487 chromosome 54, FALCON_Pclarkii_2.0, whole genome shotgun sequence and encodes:
- the LOC123771291 gene encoding uncharacterized protein, yielding MMALALLFLGYIAQIQGQAYQPYGTHAPLPVVTPTTSTVTTETTLTHTLRETTTSDVWVTEQTAITLTVTQTTTQWEFVPQQPQTVTSVIRVTSTPVVLVTATVGVYPVSTMVSVYSQFFTTTDTVKYWQTITHVAVTHEIQTIPVISTQELVQDIVTTITQIVTTTVTSTTARYYA